The Saprospiraceae bacterium genome includes a window with the following:
- the rpsA gene encoding 30S ribosomal protein S1, with protein MIEDNDLEKTAVEEVVVEIEDISDVQLEEAKEEPKTPHDDFDWTMGKRNTVKYDETTKKKYFEEYDRSLNSVAELEVVRGRVTAIHSGDVVLDINYKSDGLVPLSEFRDTPDIKIGDYVEVYVENKEDQRGQLVLSRRKAKLLRAWDTLVDSYKNGTIIKGIVISKTKGGLIVDCFGLETFLPGSQIDVKPITDYDIYVGKTMEFKVVKINEAIKNAVVSHKALIESDLAEQRETIISGLEKGQVLEGVVKNITDFGAFMDLGGVDGLLYITDISWGRINHPNEVLSLNQKINVVVLDFGEDKKRISLGLKQLQPHPWEVLDASISEGSVVKGKIVNIEDYGAFLEIIPGVEGLIHVSEVSWSNQPVNARDFFDLGQDYEAKVVTIDRDERKMSLSIKQLTEDPWSIVASKYQVGSKHAGEVKNLTPYGVFVELENGIGGMVHISDLSWTKRYSHPSEFTKVGEKIDVSILEVDAESRKLSLGHKQLEENPWDTFENVFPVGSYHEATIVKKDDRGAVVQLPYGLEAYAPIKHIRKDDGSNAHVEETLTFKVIEFNRDDKRIIVSHSRYLEDIRKEADQLVQGEKEKEKEEIKKTIKTTQSKVELSTFGDIEGFSELKEQMAEAAVAASDAKEDALKVEKSQPVKEEPAPEVKADSGVEKDDLKKIEGIGPKIQELFNNADIYSFDDLAKADPEALKEILNAAGPRYQMHDPSTWPMQAELAAAGEWEKLKEWQENAKGGKL; from the coding sequence TTTGATTGGACAATGGGTAAAAGAAATACCGTAAAGTATGACGAAACCACCAAAAAGAAGTACTTTGAAGAGTATGACCGTTCATTAAATTCAGTTGCAGAACTGGAAGTAGTGAGAGGAAGGGTGACTGCCATTCACAGCGGAGATGTAGTATTGGATATCAACTATAAGTCTGACGGACTTGTGCCACTTTCTGAATTCAGAGATACACCAGATATTAAGATCGGAGATTATGTGGAAGTGTATGTTGAAAACAAAGAAGATCAAAGAGGTCAGCTTGTGCTTTCAAGAAGAAAGGCAAAATTACTGAGAGCTTGGGATACTTTGGTGGATTCATACAAAAACGGTACTATTATTAAAGGTATTGTTATCAGCAAAACTAAAGGTGGTCTTATCGTTGACTGTTTTGGACTTGAGACATTCCTTCCGGGTTCACAGATTGATGTAAAGCCTATTACAGATTATGATATCTATGTAGGCAAAACAATGGAGTTTAAAGTGGTCAAAATCAATGAGGCTATCAAAAATGCCGTAGTTTCACACAAAGCATTGATAGAAAGTGATCTTGCAGAGCAAAGAGAAACCATCATTTCAGGACTTGAAAAAGGTCAGGTTTTGGAAGGTGTGGTGAAAAATATCACTGATTTTGGAGCTTTCATGGATTTAGGAGGAGTAGATGGTTTACTTTATATCACTGATATTTCATGGGGTAGAATCAATCATCCAAATGAAGTGTTAAGCCTGAATCAAAAAATCAATGTCGTTGTTTTGGATTTTGGAGAAGACAAAAAACGTATTTCTCTTGGTTTGAAACAATTACAACCACATCCTTGGGAAGTTTTGGATGCTTCCATTTCTGAAGGAAGTGTCGTTAAAGGAAAGATCGTAAATATTGAAGATTACGGTGCATTCCTTGAAATCATTCCGGGTGTAGAAGGTCTTATTCACGTTTCTGAAGTTTCATGGAGTAATCAACCGGTAAACGCAAGAGACTTTTTCGATCTGGGTCAGGACTATGAAGCTAAGGTTGTCACGATTGACAGAGACGAAAGAAAAATGTCTTTGAGTATCAAACAATTAACTGAAGATCCGTGGAGCATTGTCGCTTCAAAATATCAGGTTGGTTCCAAACATGCGGGTGAAGTAAAAAATTTAACCCCTTACGGAGTGTTTGTTGAATTGGAGAATGGTATCGGAGGTATGGTTCATATTTCAGATTTATCATGGACTAAGAGATATTCTCACCCATCTGAATTTACTAAAGTAGGTGAAAAAATTGATGTTTCCATCCTTGAAGTGGATGCAGAAAGCAGAAAGTTATCCTTAGGTCATAAGCAATTGGAAGAGAACCCATGGGATACATTTGAGAATGTATTTCCGGTAGGATCTTATCATGAAGCTACAATTGTTAAGAAAGATGATAGAGGAGCAGTTGTACAATTGCCATATGGTTTGGAAGCATATGCACCTATTAAGCACATCAGAAAAGATGATGGCTCAAATGCTCATGTTGAAGAAACCCTTACTTTTAAAGTGATAGAGTTTAACAGGGATGATAAGAGAATAATTGTTTCACACTCGAGATATCTGGAAGACATTAGAAAAGAGGCTGACCAGTTAGTTCAGGGTGAAAAGGAAAAAGAGAAAGAAGAAATCAAAAAAACCATTAAGACAACGCAATCTAAAGTTGAGTTATCTACATTTGGTGATATTGAAGGTTTCTCTGAATTAAAAGAACAAATGGCTGAGGCTGCTGTTGCCGCTTCTGATGCAAAAGAGGATGCTTTAAAAGTTGAAAAATCACAACCTGTAAAGGAAGAACCAGCTCCTGAAGTAAAAGCGGATAGTGGTGTCGAAAAAGACGATTTAAAAAAGATCGAAGGTATCGGACCAAAAATTCAGGAACTTTTTAATAATGCTGATATTTACAGTTTTGACGATTTAGCAAAAGCTGATCCGGAAGCATTAAAAGAAATTTTAAATGCTGCAGGACCAAGATATCAGATGCATGATCCATCTACATGGCCAATGCAGGCAGAATTAGCTGCAGCGGGCGAATGGGAAAAGTTGAAAGAATGGCAGGAAAATGCCAAAGGAGGCAAATTGTAA